Part of the Antechinus flavipes isolate AdamAnt ecotype Samford, QLD, Australia chromosome 2, AdamAnt_v2, whole genome shotgun sequence genome is shown below.
ACTTGAGGGATGAAGTTGAGCAGAGAGTGCACATTTTGCTTATAATTTGTTTCAGCGTCAGCAGTTTGTAGTTCACTGCTAACTAACACTGACTGTGAAAGATGACATAGTTGGTCGTCTCATTACCATAGGAAGTGCATGAACTCACAAAGCCGCATCTCCATCATAGAATGCCCATGATTGAGGGAGCATGAGGACAATTCTAAAGTGAATTATGAAGGATCCATCCCAGCAGTGACCAGTGGTCTGACTCTGCCAATAGTGCTGGCATAAAGGGGGTGGAGCCTTTTAACAGTGTGCCTCCCAAGAGTGCCCCTTCCTTATCAAGGACCAGGAATGCTCTTGAGAATTCCCCCTATTTATTAGCACTTGGAATAAAGCCTCCTTGAGTGTTTAGGGAAAACCTTTACTCCAGCTAGGGTATTGTAAAATGACTTCTTGAATGCCTTGATGATTGGAAGAAACATTTTTAACCATTTTAGTAGCAAGAATGTCATTCAGCAAAGATTCTTGCACTAGCACCTCATTTGCCATCACACTCTACTCTCATTATGTCATTGTGTACTTTATATGTCCATGAACCCAGAGGCCTGTGCACATCCTGCTTTGTGATGGCGCAGAAGCCTCAGCCTGGAGGCGTGGACTGCTCACCTGAAGGGAACATTCACATTCtgatgggatggggagagagaggacaGTGAAGACTTCATTTTTGTAGGTACAGTTCTCACATTTCAAGCACACGATGTCATAATTAAGCTGTCCTTCAAAAAGCCGAGTGATAATTGAGGACTCGCTGGAAGCCACCTTCCTGTAGCATTTTGTACTAAGTCCATTCTCCTGTGTTTTTTTCCGGCGGTACTATAGGaatccccaccccccaaaaggaaaaaatagttagTAATTggtaataaaacaaaacttttcatAAATTAATTTGCTGTCAACATAATAGAAAACTACTCCATTTTGATTTCTGACTGATCaaggaagtttttttcttttagaagataTTCCTCATGAGCTTATGTATGTTTTTTGAGCCATAAATACCTCCATTTGAAATTCATCATCATTAGATTAAGGAGGGGAAGACTCCCTGATCCTGGGATGAAAGAAAGATTATAAGCAGCAGCtacatggtacaatggatagagcaggaGTCCTAGATTcagaaagacccaaattcaaatatggcctcagacacttcctggctgtgtgactctgggtaaatcatatagtctctatgcctcagtttcctcaactgtaaagagggatcaaaaaaataaacattcatagTCTATGTCAAATGTCTTTCATCAGGAGTGGAACCCTACTACTTATTGTGGGTTGTATATGTTGTTCTGCTAATGAAGCATATTCTCAATATGTGGACAAATCTATTTAGCAAGAATACAAAGCATGTTCCTCTTGTTCACAAACTTCATAAAAAATAGTTCTAAACTGGTTTGTACAGCATACTTACAAAATATGGACTAGAGAAATGGTTCATCTATGAttgcatatcatatatatatacatatgtctgtgtgttgtgtctctgtgtgtaattatatgtataatatgttctATCATATGAATATATAGTATTGACTTGGATGGTGGAAAGATTCCAGAATCTTTTCAGAATAGACTGGAATCTTATATTGCTAGTAAAACTAATATACTAGCATTTATGTTAGTAAAAACAATGTGAACAGCATTATATATTGCCTGCTGGACATCTCTATCTGCATGTTTTTTGGGTCTCTCAAATTTCTTAATCACCAGACTCCATCCCTAACATCCCTATTTATGTTGAAGGAATTACCATTCTTTttatttgcccaggttcacagcTTTGGAGTGATCCTTGACTGGATCTCTCTCACACAGGTCATATTAAATCAGTTATTAAATCTTGGCTATTAGAACTCAAATGTCTCCTACCTCTCCCTGCCGCTTTCCATCTGAGCCATCTCTCAAGCTCAGGCTCTCTTCATGTCCTACTTGAACTTCTGCCAAAATTCCTCCTTGGTCCATCTGCCTCCATTCTCTCCCCGTTCCAATCCCCTGTGCAGGTGACAAATTAGACCTGACCATGTCTCATTCCTGCTGAAGAAGTTTTCATTGAAACCCCTTTGCCTCAAATATGCAAACTCCTGTTTGACCCtgaaggttttttcccccttaataaTCTGACTCTCAATATTTCTTTCCAAACTGATTTACTATTAccctctcttacacacacacactgtatgtTCCAGACAAACCAGCCTGTTGCTTTTCTCTGTGTATTCACTTCATCTCCTGTTTCCTTGCACAGGCAACTTCTTTTTCAGGAATTCTCACTTTGCTTTTTGGGATCATGGGAAGCACTGCTTCCTCCATGAAACACTTGTGAAAAGCTGGCTTTCTTTGCCCCGAAATTATATATCCTTTTCCTACTAATCTGCATACCAGGTTCTCATTAGCAAAATTTCAGTTTCCTGAGGCCACTTTGGTCTCTGTATCCCCAGGGCATAGTAGATGGTATGGTAGtcatttaataaaggcttattcaACAGAAGTGAATTACTCTATCCCTATAGTCAAGAAGCAATCACAGGACAAGAGTCCAGATAAGTTGAGATCCCTGTCTAATGCTTTATATAAGGAGCTGGTGACCCAAGCCCCTGTCTTTGAGGCCTAATCAGAGGCTGAGTGGGAATGGAGAAGTGGATTGTTTCTTCCCCAAACAAGCCCTTGTGACCCTGTCGCCACAATTCTGGGACCCGGGCATTGTCATTAGTGCCAGAGATTGTGAACCCTATGTGCTGCCCCAGGCACACAAAATGTGGTCTCTATTTACAGGGCCTACAGCATTTGTAAGTAGGTTGGCAGTTAGCTGGTGCCTTGGCTAGAGAGCTGCTCTTGTGGTCTGGACAACCTAACCTCAAGTTGTGCCTCAAAGTAGCCATGTGGTCCTCAGTAAGTCACTGCTGCCTCATCATCCATAAAAGGAGGATGGTATCAGCGTGTGTGTCATAGcgttattataaggatcaaatatcATGGAAggtgctttctaatttttttttaattaaaaggattttataaGTATGTCAAGGCAGCAACAGGTGGACAGGCTGATCACTCAAGATCAGGGATGGCTTCAAGGTGGAAATGGCTTTTATGGATAACTTTTTAAGAAACAGTTCAGATAGAACCACCTCAGTAGGAAAGGTTGAGTCCTTGTGTTGCAGTTCCTCCCCAAAGTAGCAAGAATATGACAATTTGCAGGGAGGGGTATGTGATAAGGAGCAGATAATACACAATTCTGAACATTTAGTAGTGCTTCCTACCCAACCAGAGCTTCCCCCAACACTGATTGATAAATAGAGCTGAAAATGATGGGATTTATTGACCAAGTCACCATAACTTTCAGCAATTCCCTCATTTGGTGCTATATGGAAAGGACTGCAAAACAAAACGAAATCTATGTGGTTCTGCAACACATTCAATCTCAGATCACGACCCTTGTCCCCAGTGTCATCATCTTAATTTCTGCTGCCAATTGTGCCAAATTAATATTCATAAGCTAAATAAGTCACAATAGAGAAAAAGTGTCACATCATAATTTATGTTTCCATCAATTGCATAAAATTGAATATACTTGATTATAATCTTATATAATCCCCAAGGAGATAAGCCTTGGTGAATAGGCCCTACATGTAAATGTTAAGAGTTACAATTACTAGTAGTTATGTGTTCATGTAGGGGATTAAGTCTTTAAAGTATCTTTTACCCTTAAAAGGGAATTTAGCAAGAGGGGAAAGTTTTAAGGAaacaacaatgagaaaaaatatgtcaaaaaaaataattctaatggAATATAAAGATCTTGAGCATGTAATCATAAATTCTAGAAATTGGACTtagaattttacatataaagtCATGCTGATACTCTAAGATAGAAATAGCAactgaaatggaatattattgttctgtaagaaatgaccagcaggatgaatacagagaggcttggagagactaacatgaactgatgctgagtgaaataagcaggaccaggagatcattatacacttcaacaacaataccatatgatgaacAATTCTAATGGATgattctctttaacaatgagatgaaccaaatcagttccatttgttcaataatgaagctacacccagcaaaagaactctgggaaatgagtgtgaaccttttacatagcatttccactccctgtttttgtccgcttacatttttgatttccttctcaggttatttttaccttatgtctaagtttgatttttcttttgcagcaaaataactgtatggatatgtatacatatatttcacttaacatatactttaacatatttaacatatattggtctacctgccacctagggaaggggagagaggggggagaaaggagggaaaaagttggaacagaagattttagaagggtcaatgctgaaaaattatccatgcacatatatcttgtaaataaaaaactataaattaaaaaaagagaaagaaataggaaatgaaaatttctaaaatttcaaatgaattatGGGATTCTAAATCTGATGTTCTTATGGTTTTACTATTGATGTGACCAGAATCATGAGGGCACATTATGTACTCACTTTAGAGGGGAGATATACATACCAGcaaaattgctaagaaaactcaGTAAACGTAACTATCatgaaacaaaaaccaaaacaattcaATAATGATCATCATTATCAAATAACAGCAAGCCTCATGGTAACCCAATCCCAATGTTCAATTAATCATCCCATTTCATCTTCAGGTCCAGatatttcatgcatttttttGTTCTGGAAACATCTTCCTTTGGACAATCCAAAATACGTTGCTGCCTGACACAGCTCTGGAGTAGCTTCTTTCCAGTGGGTTTGCTTCTCTGGCTCCAAATTATGTGCAGTATCCTAAGTGAttctaagaaaatttttttaatggatctGAATACATTTAGTACACtcctaaatttgcttttttttaaatacctaggTCCCATGGTGAAAACCAACTCAAACCTCATGATTCTTGTCCCATTAATTACAGAACCATAAGAACATAAAATTTAGGAACCCATAATAATTCACTTGAAACTTTAGAACACTTAAGTTGCTATTTCTAATAGTATCAATTCAactttatatgtaaaattctaAACCAAATTTCCAGATCTTATGATTATTACATGCTCAGGGCCTTTATATTCCATTAGAATAACTTTTTGACATAAATTACCCcatattattgctttttaaaaaaaaaaaaaactttccactcCAGCTAAATTCCCTTTTAGATGGatacttcatttaaaatatacatcAGTATAACTAAAATTATAATTCATCTAAGTAGATGATACTTCAAAGATCTAATACCATATGTGAAGACATAGTTAACAGTATTTGTggcaaataaatgcttttttatccCTAGGTTGAATATTACAcaaatgaatttgttttaaaatgcttaacaacaacaaaagactaatgatggacatgtataaataattacatgctttgcaaatcttaagcaCACTATATAAAGGCAAGCTATTATGACTAGTAATAATAACAGATGTATGATGAATGGTTGATTGATGGATAATAATTAGAtgatgtgattataatggaataatactgtttttataagaaatgatgagcaggatgctctcagaaaaacctggaaagacttccatgagctcatgcaaagtgaaatttattgtgtacaaagtaatagcaatattgtggaatgatcagttgtgaatgactttgctgttctcagcaatacaatgacccaagactaCTCTGTaggatgaaaatgatgaaaaatgctatccatacccaaagaaagaacagattgtgtctgaatacagattgaaacatacttttcttttaaactttatttttcttgtattttggggagggaggaagagctatattttcttttgcaacatgacccttgtggaaatattttgcataactttgcATGTTTCTTCTCAAAATGGGGTGTAGggagaatagaaagggaaaaaatctggaactcaattttaaaaacatgttaaaaattgttttccatgtaattatgaaaaataaaataaaaaaagtaattacaTGATGACCTAAATTAGATGTTGTACAGGCAGAATTTAAGGCAAAGGCAGTACGTGTGTGTGTCCTGGATATCAAAGAATTATAATGTTCTTTCATAAAAACAATTCTTCTTTGACTCAAAAGGCAATTTCATTcttgtgaaagagaaaagaattatcTTGAAGCTTATGTTATTCATGAAATCTGGCCTACAGGGTTTTAATGATGAAGATACTGAATGTACTCTCTCCAAGCCTCCATAGTCTACCCCTAAGTTTGTTTGCAACCATGATACAGAAGCAATAATGTTTATAGGATTATAGTCTCAAATACATCACATCTACTACAGCCAGTTAATAGCAGGCCTACAGATACTACTTATCCCTCGGTTTTGTTGCTTCGAGCTCCCCAACAGCACTAATTCTTTGCATACCGTTTAAGTTTGGCTCACCCAACAACTGAAAGGAGATAATGTTAGGAAGATCATAGATGAGGGCCTGAAGGGCCAAGtaaaaaaattcacttaaaaaaatggTGGCACACTGGAAATACTTTGTCAGGAACTTCTTATTCCAGTGTAAAATGGAACTAAGAATAAAAAGTTAGTTGAGAATTATTAATAGTTATAGTCTAAAATGCTATCGCTATCAGCTATATTACCATGTATCTTAAGATCCAAGTCTTGTACAGTTTCAATAGGTGGCTTTCATCATTTCAGGATTTCAGACTAAGACTGAAAATCACAGATCTGATGAATATCAGATTTTAAATTAAACATCTTAAAACACATTTTTGTTCTAATTCAATACAAAGTTTGTGTTAACAGATTAAGTAGAAGCacattttatgttttactttaaaaatgattcGATGACCAAAAATATTCCATCAAGCCACTTAAATACTGTTTTATTTGTAAGCCACTTTAGGCTCTGATTGTAAAAACTGCAAGagcaattagaaataatttaatgtcattttatagatgaggaaactgaggcctacagaGGGTCTCTGACTTAGTGACAAAATGTATCAAATCAGTTGAGAATGCTGTACTCTTAAGGATCATTTTCTcaacaaaatgtagtttccatatgcatttaaaaaaaaaaaaaggaaaagaaaatcaactaatGCAATGCTCTCTTGCAAAAAAACTTTGGTTGGCCTTTTCAGCCTCACTCAAATGCCTATTTTAGTGAGAGGAGCATCTGGCTGCTCTTTAGAAGGCCCTGGGggctttcccttttccctcttctattgGTTTCAGAAAAGGAGCCTAAACTCTTAAAGGCAGAGGTGCTATACCCCATTCTCTAACCCCCCATCCTTCCACCTTCCATCTCCTTTTCCGGAAGGCCAAGAGAAGGAGCCTGCCAGGCAACTGTGGATACTAAAGTAGCCCTGACACCagtgagaaaaaaacatttttccaaaATGCTTGGGCCCAAGGTGTAAATGAAATGACAAAGAGTAGAGGGCTCAgatttagaatgtgagcttccaGGGgccagggactatttcattttctctgggtATCCTTGCAGTACCTGGCACAGTGCTCAGCATacagtagctgcttaataaaatCTTGActgatgagaaaaagaagaagaaacataaGCTGTAGAAGAAAGCACTTTTAGGGCAATAATGAATTGAGGTAATGATCTTCCCCAACCCCCTGGGACAAACCAGGGAATTGGAAAGAGCTGTAACAATCTACCGAGGCTTGTTGGCCGCGGAGCCACAGGCCCAGGAAGCGAGAGGAAGGTGGACTGCAATAGGGGGGAGTGAATGGGAGTCCCAAGAAGACACAAGTTCAGGGAGAAGAACTGTCATTTGCCTCTGTCTGTATCCCTAGCGCGAACCGAGTGTATACCATATTCTAGGCATAATAGTGttgtctggcacataggaggaGGTGCTAAATGGGGACGGGTTAACTCAGACCTTAAAGCATAGTTTCCAGCTGTTCCTCTGCGTAGTTGGGTTCCCTATAAGGCTTTTGGAGGACAAGGGTACAGGAGGGCTGAGAAAAGCGGCTGGGATACTGCACTTCTTTGTCACTATCCCGAACTCATAATGCTAGGTTAAAATGCTCTTTGCAAAGTTAATACTTCTAGGCTAAGCTAAAATGCGCCGGGGCACCTGGATGAGACCAAAGTGAGTCCTTGAGGTAGATGAACCtgggttctggttctggttctggttctgggtGAGATTCCCCACTATGCTGGTAAAACGGGGAAACCTTTCAAAGGCCAAGGGTACCCAGTCTAGGTGAGTGTCCGCGATCGCTGGGGGCTACTGACCTTCTTCAAAGCCTCATGAAGTTCGTTCAGGACATAAATCAGGAACTCCTGAGCATCTTGCTGGGTCCTCTTCAGAAATGCTGGGTAGATTTTTCCGATGGCTGCCCGAAACACTTCTGGCGAGACGCAGTCCGAGTCTCCGAGCCACATGTCTGTCATCAGATACGCGAAAGCGGTGGCCGCTTCTCCAGAGTCCCTTCCAAAGGAGAACAGAacggggggggtggggggtgggctGCGGGCCGGAGCGCGCGGAGTCAAAGcgctccttccctccttcctctactTGGATTGGCAGGGTAAAGAAGGAAGAATCGAGAGTTTCGACTAAAACTTTGATTCACTTTGTTCCCTCTACGCTAAGCTTCCACACTTAATCCCATCGACCGAGCACGAAAAACAAAGCCCCTGTTAGAAAGCACGTGCGGTCCTGGGGCCGCTTCCCGCGCGGTGGGTCCGGCATCCCCGGGCGGGCGCCGCGCGCGCACTCACGGGCACACGCCCGGGCGGGAGCGCGCGGCAGACTTACTTTTGAAGAGCAGTGATGTACTTTCCAGAAAGGAAGTATTCCACCAGGGGCGTGATACTGCAGAGGCATTGCAAGATGGCGTTCATGTAGCATGTGTTGCCCAGATTACGAAGACCCGTCACGCCTTGGGAGTGTTGTTGAGCCATGCTAGACTCTTTGACAGAGCTGGTGTCACTATAATCTGTACATTCTGTGCTGTGTTTGTGccacagggaaaaaaagagattattttgaGGGGGCAGGAGGGCGACAATTCAGTTCAACTGAAGGAACTTTATTAAGTCCCAGGCAAGGACGTTACACGTTTAAACATggaacagtccctgccctcagggagcttccacTAGCGGAAAGGAGCATGCATGCAGACAAGGAAAACGCGAGGTggcctggagagagacagagacagggagagggaagggagcagGAGACAGGCTGAGGAGGGAGCGCCAGCCGCCAGCGCCTCCCCAAGCTGCTCGGAGAAAAGGGCCTGCGCGGTCAGTGCTAATGAACGGGCTCTTCCCAACAGGGAGGTGATTCGGGCCAGCTCCAGTGATCGTGTGAGGAAGAGAGCCGGCCAAACCCAGGGCGGGGAAGGTGGGAACCCAGTGGGGACACAACCtagcattttccctcttcttcttcttggcttgcattgtgttttctttttctttttgatctgatttttcttgtgcagcaagacaattgtataaatatgtttgcacatgctggatttaacatattttaacatgtatgacaaatattggattgcttgccacaaggaaaatctgaaatacaaggctatgcaagggtcaatgttgaaagattatccgtgcatatgtaaaaagcttcaaaaagaaagaaagaaaaaagtacctATATCTCTGCCAAAATATAAGGGAGGTAGATATAATAAACCAGAGCAAGGTTTCTGTCTCCCTTAAATCAACAGAGAACCGATTGGACAAGAGATTGAAGCTTTTCCCATGCCCAGAAAgtgaaatgggggagggggggaaggctAACTCGGGTCTTCCGGGGCTCAAGGCCTCGTTCTTTGGACTTGAATCAGGACTACCAGCCTGCTTTTTCTCAATGTACAAGAGCCCCACTTAGCAAGAGGAACCAAAGCTAGACAAGAAATATCTTTTAATCTCAAAATGGAGATAGATGCTCTTGACCACAGAGCTCAGAATGAGCTCCGAACctcatttctgattttctattGTGATTTTCTCCTCCACCTCTCATGCTTCACTTCCCCTTTGTAGCTTAACTTTACAAGTGTTTGAAATGTACCCATTTTTAAATAGGTACTtttaggagaggaagagagaaaatctgTTCTAGTATCAGATAACCAAGGATTCAGATCTTACTGGACCCTTACCATCTCAGTGATCttgatataatatgattttgtggtcttCTGATTTTAGCAAGGCTTTTGTTCTAACAATGTCAGGGAATCCTAAATCTTTTGGTTTTGGAGTGTCTCAGAGACTTCCTACAATTCCCAATCTAAGAACAataatctgtctgattctgaatagactatTTCCTAATTCACTGCTGACTGGTAATCTTGTTAGTAATAATCTGATCAACTGAGAATTACTCCTTCTGGAGACCACTCCTTCCTACTtgtgagccatagaattagcatatctatgattgaaagccTGATAAAagtatctccttgcttctgtttctcgcTGAATTCTCTTAGAATTCAAGCCCACTTTGTAATGGCTTTACTTACAATAAAGCTTTGCCCCTTaactaggagatgggttcaagcctgtaaattcttttgagataactCTCAACACCAGTCTGGGATTTTTGGGGGTCCCCCTCcccaacctcaacatttggtggcccaGTACAGGCCTTCCTTGGCTTGATTCCCTCCTTGTCAAGAtaagcctcccatttttctccCACAGTCCTATAGCAGGACACCTCAAGCCACTGAGAGAAGGATTGTCTGGGTTGTCAGGAGCTCCACACTCAGCAAGGTTTCCTAGATTGGGGATGCCCAACCtgggaaattcttgcaattttcaaGAAAGTTCCTGGGGAACCTTTGCCACCCCCTTTTATCTTCCCTGGGATGCCAAAGAAGATGAAGTGCTATGGGATGGCTTTTGGCAAAATTTCACAGCTTTTTAGTAAAGATGGGACAGTCCTCTTTCCtgttattct
Proteins encoded:
- the USP50 gene encoding inactive ubiquitin carboxyl-terminal hydrolase 50 isoform X2, translated to MASRCPPDDFKIYYVLTECTDYSDTSSVKESSMAQQHSQGVTGLRNLGNTCYMNAILQCLCSITPLVEYFLSGKYITALQKDSGEAATAFAYLMTDMWLGDSDCVSPEVFRAAIGKIYPAFLKRTQQDAQEFLIYVLNELHEALKKGIGTGREWRQMDQGGILAEVQVGHEESLSLRDGSDGKRQGEYRRKKTQENGLSTKCYRKVASSESSIITRLFEGQLNYDIVCLKCENCTYKNEVFTVLSLPIPSECECSLQECLGCFFQQDTLTWNNQIHCAFCESKQDAAVRASIAKAPKTVIFHLKRFDCQGRVKRKLRTDIHYPLNNLDLSPYIYPLFRKHPKYSLCGVVNHFGDLDGGHYTAFCKNTVNQTWYSFDDTRVCEIPDSAVQTAAAYLLFYSCQPFSIPTPKCKC
- the USP50 gene encoding inactive ubiquitin carboxyl-terminal hydrolase 50 isoform X3 — protein: MQHWSIHPGGEEGSTQQCYQESRSHRFTECTDYSDTSSVKESSMAQQHSQGVTGLRNLGNTCYMNAILQCLCSITPLVEYFLSGKYITALQKDSGEAATAFAYLMTDMWLGDSDCVSPEVFRAAIGKIYPAFLKRTQQDAQEFLIYVLNELHEALKKYRRKKTQENGLSTKCYRKVASSESSIITRLFEGQLNYDIVCLKCENCTYKNEVFTVLSLPIPSECECSLQECLGCFFQQDTLTWNNQIHCAFCESKQDAAVRASIAKAPKTVIFHLKRFDCQGRVKRKLRTDIHYPLNNLDLSPYIYPLFRKHPKYSLCGVVNHFGDLDGGHYTAFCKNTVNQTWYSFDDTRVCEIPDSAVQTAAAYLLFYSCQPFSIPTPKCKC
- the USP50 gene encoding inactive ubiquitin carboxyl-terminal hydrolase 50 isoform X1; amino-acid sequence: MQHWSIHPGGEEGSTQQCYQESRSHRFTECTDYSDTSSVKESSMAQQHSQGVTGLRNLGNTCYMNAILQCLCSITPLVEYFLSGKYITALQKDSGEAATAFAYLMTDMWLGDSDCVSPEVFRAAIGKIYPAFLKRTQQDAQEFLIYVLNELHEALKKGIGTGREWRQMDQGGILAEVQVGHEESLSLRDGSDGKRQGEYRRKKTQENGLSTKCYRKVASSESSIITRLFEGQLNYDIVCLKCENCTYKNEVFTVLSLPIPSECECSLQECLGCFFQQDTLTWNNQIHCAFCESKQDAAVRASIAKAPKTVIFHLKRFDCQGRVKRKLRTDIHYPLNNLDLSPYIYPLFRKHPKYSLCGVVNHFGDLDGGHYTAFCKNTVNQTWYSFDDTRVCEIPDSAVQTAAAYLLFYSCQPFSIPTPKCKC
- the USP50 gene encoding inactive ubiquitin carboxyl-terminal hydrolase 50 isoform X4: MAQQHSQGVTGLRNLGNTCYMNAILQCLCSITPLVEYFLSGKYITALQKDSGEAATAFAYLMTDMWLGDSDCVSPEVFRAAIGKIYPAFLKRTQQDAQEFLIYVLNELHEALKKYRRKKTQENGLSTKCYRKVASSESSIITRLFEGQLNYDIVCLKCENCTYKNEVFTVLSLPIPSECECSLQECLGCFFQQDTLTWNNQIHCAFCESKQDAAVRASIAKAPKTVIFHLKRFDCQGRVKRKLRTDIHYPLNNLDLSPYIYPLFRKHPKYSLCGVVNHFGDLDGGHYTAFCKNTVNQTWYSFDDTRVCEIPDSAVQTAAAYLLFYSCQPFSIPTPKCKC